A window of Microcystis aeruginosa FD4 contains these coding sequences:
- a CDS encoding AAA family ATPase — translation MRLLRVQVPDFRVLKNIDISFEKDFFPQIFPIGSQNGGGKSTLLQLIFILLHCSGDPEKIEYVVNLLHRCQLEDELDQKPLAIFEILTDNREEVKLEFFICSDAYVKNLLSNLDGQKEDLDTVNVDDRLLAMFKNILERNGLVYLCQANNQKNEKIFLLYKFSQAIQEEFQLFMKELSSKIFLAAPSTQVFIFLPKATNKSLFQINQGNTDSSNYYLAMADIKKKLSNLFTYDFLPVELLINYFIMARDQDFAQAIETGEYGNNYQLIRQNLNSILSDKEINLDKDISGITFKFKGDINGEELYPEDLSHGELKRLSIYLWLKYRRIKDAIVLMDEIEIALHPDWQYKIIEDLQEWEPSNQYILATHSYELCQALTPAHVKEIEPKLFK, via the coding sequence ATGCGGTTACTACGGGTTCAAGTTCCTGATTTTCGAGTGTTAAAGAATATTGATATTAGTTTTGAGAAAGACTTTTTTCCCCAGATCTTCCCTATCGGTAGTCAAAATGGCGGTGGCAAAAGTACCCTTCTACAATTAATTTTTATCCTGCTTCATTGTTCTGGTGATCCAGAAAAGATAGAATACGTTGTAAATTTACTGCATCGATGTCAACTAGAAGATGAGTTAGACCAGAAACCCTTGGCTATTTTTGAAATTTTAACCGACAATCGGGAAGAAGTGAAACTAGAATTTTTTATTTGCAGCGATGCCTATGTAAAAAATTTACTATCTAACCTTGACGGACAAAAAGAAGATTTAGATACTGTTAACGTTGATGATCGTCTTCTAGCAATGTTCAAAAATATTTTGGAAAGAAATGGGTTGGTATATCTTTGTCAAGCAAACAACCAGAAGAATGAAAAAATATTTTTGCTGTATAAATTTAGTCAAGCCATCCAAGAAGAATTTCAATTATTCATGAAAGAATTATCCTCAAAAATATTTTTAGCAGCACCTTCAACGCAAGTTTTTATCTTTTTACCTAAAGCTACAAACAAGAGTCTTTTTCAGATAAATCAAGGGAATACAGACTCTAGTAACTATTATTTAGCCATGGCAGATATTAAAAAGAAACTTAGCAACTTATTTACCTACGATTTTCTGCCCGTTGAGCTATTGATTAATTACTTTATCATGGCTCGTGATCAAGATTTTGCTCAAGCTATAGAAACGGGTGAATATGGAAATAATTATCAACTAATACGGCAAAACTTAAATTCAATTTTATCCGACAAAGAAATTAATTTAGATAAAGATATATCGGGGATTACCTTTAAATTCAAAGGAGATATAAACGGAGAAGAATTATATCCAGAGGATTTGAGTCATGGGGAACTGAAGCGATTAAGTATCTATCTGTGGCTAAAGTATCGTAGGATAAAAGATGCGATTGTATTGATGGATGAAATTGAGATTGCTCTCCATCCCGACTGGCAATATAAAATTATTGAGGACTTGCAGGAATGGGAACCTAGCAATCAATATATCTTAGCCACTCATTCCTATGAACTCTGTCAAGCTTTAACTCCCGCTCATGTTAAAGAGATAGAACCGAAACTATTTAAATAA